From Flavobacterium arcticum, the proteins below share one genomic window:
- a CDS encoding ExbD/TolR family protein: MAKVKVSKKSTRIDMTAMCDVAFLLLSFFIMSATAKQPEPHPVDTPASTVLDKLPEEVATITVGDKKAFFNIPGKDVKIETLKRISQEYNMSFTESEYEAFGNMQGFGVPLNQLKGLLTMAAAERNAGDIQKGIPFDTINDQLSSWVKQAREASKAVLEERIRDGEDLQYKDLDIAIKGDADEDYPTIKRVIDILQAQKKNRFFLVTGLRNEDF, from the coding sequence ATGGCTAAAGTAAAAGTATCTAAAAAGAGCACCAGGATAGACATGACCGCTATGTGCGACGTGGCGTTCCTTTTGTTGTCGTTCTTTATTATGTCGGCTACTGCAAAGCAGCCTGAGCCTCATCCTGTAGATACTCCTGCCTCTACCGTGCTAGATAAGCTTCCAGAAGAGGTTGCTACTATTACAGTAGGAGATAAGAAAGCGTTTTTTAACATACCAGGGAAGGATGTTAAGATAGAAACACTTAAGCGTATTTCTCAGGAATATAATATGAGTTTTACCGAGAGTGAGTATGAAGCTTTTGGTAATATGCAAGGGTTTGGAGTGCCACTAAATCAGTTAAAAGGTCTTTTGACTATGGCAGCAGCAGAAAGAAATGCTGGTGATATACAAAAAGGTATTCCTTTTGATACGATTAATGATCAATTGAGTAGTTGGGTAAAACAAGCTCGTGAAGCATCTAAAGCAGTACTAGAAGAAAGAATAAGAGACGGAGAAGATTTACAATATAAAGATCTTGATATTGCTATAAAAGGTGATGCTGATGAAGATTATCCAACAATAAAAAGGGTAATAGATATATTACAGGCGCAAAAAAAGAATCGATTTTTTCTTGTGACTGGTTTAAGAAACGAAGATTTTTAA
- a CDS encoding energy transducer TonB, with the protein MSKLNIFREKWIDMVFEGRNQEYGAYKLRAENSKTTVRAFIIGALLFITAISTPLVSKYIGAGLSKADKKDDVDKIIEMVDLLPPPEEEPLPPPPPPVEEVYQAPKSVVEEVKFKPLEAAKKEEVPEDPPKIEQFKEADPSSRNAEASPTGDINIGKPSGDLDKGVEVPDNAVYNTAGLQVQPEYPGGIEEFYNYVNKNFRIPDIDQDMKARIYVSFVVEKDGSMTGIKVLRDPGYGLGKEAERVLKSMKKKWSPGIQNGKPVRASYNLPITINIRS; encoded by the coding sequence ATGTCAAAACTTAATATATTCAGGGAGAAGTGGATTGATATGGTGTTTGAGGGGCGTAACCAAGAGTATGGAGCATACAAGCTTCGTGCAGAAAACTCAAAAACAACCGTACGTGCATTCATCATAGGAGCATTACTTTTTATCACTGCTATATCAACACCTTTGGTTTCAAAATACATAGGTGCTGGTCTTAGCAAGGCAGATAAAAAAGATGATGTGGATAAAATAATCGAAATGGTCGATTTATTACCGCCTCCTGAAGAAGAGCCACTTCCACCACCACCACCACCTGTAGAGGAGGTATATCAGGCACCAAAATCAGTAGTAGAAGAGGTTAAATTTAAACCACTTGAAGCTGCTAAGAAAGAAGAAGTTCCTGAAGATCCACCAAAAATAGAGCAATTTAAAGAAGCAGATCCGAGTTCAAGAAATGCAGAAGCTAGCCCAACGGGAGATATCAATATTGGTAAACCATCGGGAGATCTTGATAAAGGTGTAGAAGTTCCTGATAATGCTGTATATAACACAGCAGGTCTTCAAGTACAACCAGAGTATCCTGGAGGTATAGAAGAATTTTACAACTATGTAAATAAAAACTTCAGAATACCAGACATCGATCAAGATATGAAGGCAAGAATTTATGTTTCTTTCGTTGTAGAAAAAGATGGATCTATGACAGGTATTAAAGTACTTAGAGATCCAGGTTACGGATTGGGTAAAGAAGCCGAACGCGTACTTAAGTCTATGAAAAAGAAATGGAGTCCAGGTATCCAAAATGGTAAACCTGTTAGAGCTTCCTATAACTTGCCTATTACTATAAACATTAGGTCATAG
- a CDS encoding MotA/TolQ/ExbB proton channel family protein yields the protein MANASIQKVEKKGESKGSNLFAGLAIILCLIVAALVWKFIMGHPSNFQDNDPEGHPLPGNYLAMVYKGGYVVPVLMGLFLMAVVFSIERLLVINKAAGKGNVEAFVRKVQTQISAGNINEAMAECDKQQGTVANVVRAGLLKYEEVKREGFDSERAEAAIQQEIEEATSLEMPILEKNLVVISTLVSIGTLCGLLGTVTGMIKAFSALGAGSTPDSAALANGISEALINTATGIATSTLAVIAYNAFTSKIDKLTYSIDEAGFTIAQTYRRFRARANNA from the coding sequence ATGGCAAACGCATCTATTCAGAAGGTTGAAAAAAAGGGTGAATCTAAAGGTTCTAATTTATTCGCAGGATTAGCTATTATATTATGCTTAATCGTAGCAGCTCTTGTATGGAAATTTATCATGGGGCATCCATCAAACTTCCAGGATAACGATCCTGAAGGACATCCACTACCAGGTAACTACCTTGCAATGGTATATAAGGGTGGATACGTTGTACCAGTACTTATGGGATTATTCCTTATGGCAGTAGTATTCTCTATCGAGCGTCTACTTGTTATCAATAAAGCAGCAGGTAAAGGTAACGTTGAGGCATTTGTAAGAAAAGTGCAAACTCAAATTTCAGCAGGTAACATCAACGAAGCTATGGCTGAGTGTGACAAGCAACAAGGAACTGTTGCAAATGTTGTAAGAGCTGGTTTATTAAAATATGAAGAAGTTAAAAGAGAAGGTTTCGATAGCGAAAGAGCAGAAGCTGCTATACAGCAAGAAATAGAAGAAGCTACTTCTCTTGAGATGCCAATATTAGAGAAAAACCTTGTGGTTATCTCTACATTAGTATCTATTGGTACACTATGTGGTCTATTAGGTACAGTAACAGGTATGATTAAGGCATTCTCTGCACTTGGTGCTGGTTCTACGCCTGACTCTGCTGCACTTGCAAATGGTATTTCTGAAGCACTTATTAACACTGCTACAGGTATTGCAACATCTACACTTGCAGTAATTGCATACAACGCATTTACATCTAAAATTGACAAATTAACCTACTCTATTGATGAGGCTGGGTTTACAATTGCTCAGACTTACAGACGTTTCAGGGCTCGTGCCAACAACGCATAA
- a CDS encoding tetratricopeptide repeat protein yields the protein MIKIEKFKILGLSLLLFSAANAQDVEQAKKAIDAEKYQNAKKALKSLIASNDDEGKNYFLLGNVYLKQEEQDSAAIYFNRGKNVKRDAEYNLIGLAQIDLSNGNASAAQTKFKAVEEELRRKDVEQLVYMGRAYINAENPDFKKAITILNKALEKDDKNAQAYLSLGDAYVGDENYNDAYKAYRNAFRLDNTALRAKLQLGVITKNTRAAFPEAVKAFEDILAIDANYGPAYRELAETYALWGNTDASKYDQYIKKALGYYEKYMQLTDYSLNSRMRHADFLVLAKDYKALEEEAKKMQELDKVNPRILRYLSYSAYENGNYEGSLKAMEEFIAKVDPKRLIARDYLYLGLAKLASTVSTDEQGNSIITDQMVFDAAINDIKKAAEMDIEITNEYNDIGKKLFGQRLYGPASIVFEVATTNPDNRNAFYDNFYLAYSIYYDHVNKSEEDRKLNIERLVVADAALANVIELSPEAQDAFLFKARINQYMQSEEAYAEMAKAYDEYIRIVGAKDATSLSANERKNLVEAYSNAGAYYVVTEKEKAKEYFTKALELDPTDEYLQGELERMK from the coding sequence ATGATCAAGATCGAAAAATTCAAAATCCTTGGATTATCATTATTGTTATTCAGCGCGGCTAATGCCCAAGATGTTGAACAGGCAAAAAAGGCTATTGATGCCGAAAAATACCAAAATGCTAAAAAAGCACTTAAATCGCTAATTGCATCTAATGATGATGAAGGTAAAAATTACTTTCTTTTAGGAAATGTTTACTTAAAACAAGAAGAGCAAGACTCTGCAGCTATTTACTTTAATAGAGGTAAAAATGTAAAGAGAGATGCTGAGTATAACTTGATAGGTTTGGCTCAAATAGACCTTAGCAATGGTAATGCATCTGCTGCACAAACTAAATTTAAAGCAGTAGAAGAAGAACTTAGACGTAAAGATGTAGAGCAGCTTGTTTATATGGGGCGTGCTTATATCAATGCTGAAAACCCTGATTTTAAGAAAGCAATAACAATATTAAATAAAGCGCTAGAAAAAGATGATAAAAATGCTCAGGCATATTTAAGTCTAGGTGATGCGTATGTAGGTGATGAGAATTATAACGATGCCTATAAAGCATATCGTAATGCTTTTAGATTAGACAATACTGCACTTCGTGCAAAATTGCAATTAGGAGTTATTACTAAAAATACAAGAGCAGCTTTTCCTGAAGCAGTAAAAGCATTTGAAGATATATTAGCTATAGATGCTAATTATGGTCCTGCTTATAGAGAGCTTGCCGAAACGTATGCGCTTTGGGGAAATACTGATGCTTCAAAATATGATCAGTACATTAAAAAAGCATTAGGTTACTATGAAAAATATATGCAGTTAACTGATTATTCGCTTAACTCGCGTATGAGACATGCTGATTTCCTTGTATTAGCTAAAGATTATAAAGCACTTGAAGAAGAGGCTAAAAAAATGCAAGAGCTAGATAAGGTAAACCCAAGAATACTACGTTACCTATCATATTCAGCTTATGAAAACGGAAACTATGAAGGAAGTCTTAAAGCAATGGAAGAATTTATTGCAAAGGTAGATCCTAAAAGACTTATTGCCAGAGATTACTTGTACTTAGGGCTTGCTAAACTAGCTTCTACTGTAAGTACTGATGAGCAAGGAAACTCTATAATAACAGATCAAATGGTATTTGATGCAGCTATTAACGATATTAAAAAAGCTGCTGAAATGGATATAGAGATTACTAATGAGTACAATGACATTGGTAAAAAATTATTTGGACAAAGACTTTACGGTCCTGCATCTATAGTGTTTGAAGTTGCTACAACTAATCCAGACAACAGAAATGCTTTTTATGATAATTTCTACTTGGCATATTCTATATACTATGACCATGTAAATAAGTCAGAAGAGGATAGAAAACTTAATATAGAGCGCCTTGTAGTAGCCGACGCTGCACTTGCTAATGTAATAGAACTTTCTCCTGAAGCACAGGATGCATTCCTTTTCAAAGCAAGAATTAATCAATACATGCAATCAGAAGAAGCTTATGCAGAGATGGCAAAAGCATATGACGAATACATAAGAATTGTAGGAGCTAAAGACGCTACAAGTTTAAGTGCTAATGAGCGTAAAAACCTTGTAGAAGCTTACTCTAATGCAGGTGCCTATTATGTTGTAACAGAGAAAGAGAAAGCAAAAGAGTACTTTACTAAAGCGCTTGAACTAGATCCTACAGATGAGTATTTGCAAGGTGAGTTAGAACGTATGAAATAA
- a CDS encoding cupin domain-containing protein: MKNFVIQTTPFIVPTNDGKLIEEHFGKASDSNAQLSIAHMVAPPEWSEPHQKPDFDEYTYIIKGKKQFTIDGEKVILEAGQSIKIKKGARVQYANPFNEPCEYIAICMPAFTIETAHRDSE; this comes from the coding sequence ATGAAAAACTTTGTTATACAAACAACTCCTTTTATAGTACCAACTAATGATGGTAAACTTATTGAAGAACACTTCGGGAAAGCATCTGACAGCAATGCTCAGTTATCTATTGCACATATGGTAGCACCGCCTGAATGGAGTGAACCACACCAAAAACCTGATTTTGACGAATACACCTATATAATAAAAGGCAAGAAGCAATTTACTATTGATGGAGAAAAGGTTATACTTGAAGCAGGACAATCGATAAAAATAAAAAAAGGAGCAAGGGTGCAATATGCCAACCCTTTTAATGAACCTTGTGAATATATAGCGATATGCATGCCCGCTTTTACTATAGAAACCGCACACCGCGATAGTGAATAG
- a CDS encoding 7-carboxy-7-deazaguanine synthase QueE: MLKKEEQIAVEKGELLPLMEEFYTIQGEGYHTGTAAYFIRVGGCDVGCHWCDVKESWNAELHPPTATNVIVENAAKYAKTIVITGGEPLTWDMNPLTARLKEKGLNVHIETSGAYPVTGNWDWFCLSPKKNKLPVQGAYDIAHELKVIIYNKHDFLFAEEQAERVNDKAILFLQPEWSKREQMTPLIVDYVMNNPKWRISLQTHKYLNIP, from the coding sequence ATGTTAAAGAAGGAAGAACAAATAGCAGTAGAGAAGGGCGAGTTACTACCATTAATGGAGGAGTTTTACACTATACAGGGTGAAGGCTACCATACTGGTACTGCTGCCTATTTTATACGTGTGGGAGGATGTGATGTAGGCTGCCATTGGTGTGATGTTAAAGAAAGTTGGAATGCAGAATTGCACCCACCTACAGCTACTAATGTTATTGTAGAAAATGCGGCTAAATATGCCAAGACTATTGTTATAACTGGAGGTGAGCCATTAACTTGGGATATGAACCCGCTCACAGCTAGACTTAAAGAAAAAGGGCTTAATGTTCATATAGAAACATCAGGTGCTTATCCTGTTACAGGTAATTGGGATTGGTTTTGCCTTTCACCCAAGAAAAATAAATTACCAGTACAGGGGGCTTATGATATAGCCCATGAACTAAAGGTTATTATATATAACAAACATGACTTTTTATTTGCCGAAGAACAGGCAGAAAGAGTGAATGATAAAGCGATACTGTTTTTGCAGCCAGAGTGGAGTAAGCGCGAACAGATGACACCGCTTATTGTAGATTATGTTATGAATAACCCTAAGTGGCGCATATCTTTACAAACGCATAAATATTTGAATATACCATAA
- a CDS encoding ExbD/TolR family protein, giving the protein MAELNTGGDGGKGGKVRSKKSNPGVDLTAMVDLAFLLITFFMLTTSLSKPQSMPLAMPDKTEQPDSDKDVMPIDESRLMTILIGKDNTILWYVGKFTEPKVEPTQSEFGKEGIRKVLLEQIARAKAYVKRDGGKPDEHLIVNIKASDKASYRNLVDILDEMAITHPQLYAIGDITEPEVKLLEEKGLL; this is encoded by the coding sequence ATGGCAGAATTAAATACTGGCGGCGACGGTGGTAAAGGCGGCAAAGTAAGAAGTAAAAAATCGAACCCAGGGGTAGACCTTACCGCGATGGTAGATTTGGCTTTCCTTCTTATTACTTTCTTTATGCTTACCACATCGTTATCTAAACCGCAATCAATGCCTTTGGCAATGCCGGATAAAACAGAGCAGCCCGATAGTGATAAAGATGTTATGCCTATAGATGAGTCGCGTTTAATGACTATATTGATAGGTAAGGATAATACTATATTATGGTATGTTGGTAAGTTTACAGAACCTAAAGTAGAGCCTACACAGTCTGAATTTGGTAAAGAAGGTATCAGGAAAGTGTTGCTAGAGCAAATAGCACGTGCTAAAGCTTATGTGAAGAGAGACGGCGGTAAGCCGGACGAGCATCTTATTGTAAACATCAAAGCAAGTGATAAGGCAAGCTACCGTAACCTTGTAGATATTCTTGATGAAATGGCAATTACTCACCCACAGCTATATGCTATTGGTGATATTACAGAGCCTGAAGTAAAACTGTTAGAAGAAAAAGGTTTGTTGTAA
- a CDS encoding PstS family phosphate ABC transporter substrate-binding protein has product MKKRYIVIIISFIATGLFFACKGTSNDKIEETSTTGTLTLYVDNTVQPITEDVVAVFESVYDRATITQVNKAENEIVNALLSDTAKVAIMTRQLTPQEENHFKQKNVVPKVTEFAVDAIALIVNERTTDSIIDIEEVLKVLKGEPSEKINKLVFDNQNSSTVQFLLKRAGVTTVPAKNVYSLKTNEEVIKYINNNAGAVGIVGVNWLVQPPLQLKEYVQNIKVLAVSNIDVNTGEKKYYKPSQSDIATGLYPLTRKVYVLNYQGKDGLGTGFAIYIRAHEGQRIILKSGLLPVEIPTRDIEVRKEL; this is encoded by the coding sequence ATGAAAAAGAGATATATAGTTATAATTATAAGTTTTATCGCTACAGGCTTGTTTTTTGCTTGTAAGGGCACATCTAACGATAAGATTGAAGAAACTTCGACGACAGGTACTCTTACATTATATGTAGATAATACAGTACAACCTATTACTGAAGATGTAGTTGCTGTTTTTGAAAGTGTATATGATAGAGCTACAATTACTCAGGTTAATAAAGCTGAAAACGAAATTGTTAACGCATTATTGAGCGATACTGCTAAAGTTGCAATCATGACGAGGCAGCTTACACCTCAAGAAGAAAATCACTTTAAACAAAAAAATGTAGTACCTAAGGTTACAGAATTTGCAGTAGATGCGATAGCATTAATAGTAAACGAGAGAACTACAGATAGTATTATAGATATTGAAGAGGTATTAAAAGTCTTAAAAGGAGAACCGTCTGAAAAGATAAATAAATTGGTTTTTGATAACCAAAATTCAAGTACAGTACAGTTTCTTTTAAAAAGAGCAGGTGTTACAACTGTTCCTGCTAAAAACGTATATTCGTTAAAAACAAACGAAGAGGTAATAAAGTATATAAATAATAATGCTGGTGCTGTGGGTATTGTAGGGGTAAACTGGTTAGTACAACCACCACTACAATTAAAAGAATATGTACAAAATATAAAGGTTTTAGCAGTAAGTAATATTGATGTTAATACTGGAGAAAAAAAATATTATAAACCTTCTCAAAGTGATATAGCTACAGGTTTATATCCGCTTACTCGCAAGGTATATGTTTTAAACTATCAAGGCAAAGATGGTTTAGGCACAGGGTTTGCAATATACATAAGAGCGCACGAAGGACAGCGCATTATTTTGAAATCAGGATTATTGCCTGTCGAGATACCTACAAGGGATATTGAGGTGCGAAAAGAATTGTAA
- a CDS encoding FAD-dependent oxidoreductase: MQTPLKIAVVGSGLVGSLLAIYLKRAGHTVHVFDRSQDIRTVEFSGRSINLAMSHRGWKALDDLGLGDEIREIAIPMDKRAIHNVGQSLNYQYYGKEGESIYSISRGVLNRKMISLAEEEGVNFFFETKIWDVTMATATLHTGETEQGEWGELDYDMVFGADGAFSRVRHRMQRQSMFNYSQEFLNLGYKELNIPANEDGTHKLDKNSLHIWPRHNFMLIALPNLDGSFTCTLFMPFEGENSFESLKDKETLKQFFAHYFPSTIDVIPELVEDFFKNPTSTLVTMKCYPWTYNDKVALIGDACHAIVPFYGHGMNAGFEDITILNQIMQEYGDDWNRIFKEYEQSRKPDTDAIAELSYRNFMEMSSKTADENFLLQKKIEKRFSEKYPEKWIPLYSRVTFSHRPYSEALAIGDQQKAIMNEVMQMDNIHELWDSIVVENKIIELLAGK, from the coding sequence ATGCAAACTCCCTTAAAAATTGCAGTAGTAGGCTCTGGACTGGTAGGGTCATTACTAGCAATATACCTCAAAAGAGCAGGACACACAGTACATGTTTTTGATAGAAGTCAAGATATCAGGACAGTAGAGTTCTCCGGACGTTCAATAAATCTTGCTATGTCTCATCGAGGCTGGAAAGCATTAGACGATCTTGGTCTTGGAGATGAGATACGAGAAATAGCCATACCTATGGATAAACGAGCCATACATAATGTAGGGCAGTCACTTAATTATCAATATTACGGTAAAGAAGGAGAAAGTATTTACTCTATATCTCGTGGAGTGCTTAACAGGAAAATGATTTCGCTTGCAGAAGAAGAGGGTGTTAACTTTTTCTTCGAAACTAAAATTTGGGATGTCACTATGGCTACCGCTACCTTGCATACAGGAGAAACAGAACAAGGTGAGTGGGGAGAGTTAGATTATGATATGGTATTTGGTGCAGATGGGGCTTTCTCTAGAGTAAGACACAGAATGCAACGTCAAAGTATGTTTAACTACTCGCAAGAGTTTTTAAACTTAGGTTATAAAGAGCTTAATATCCCTGCCAATGAAGATGGTACCCATAAGCTAGATAAAAACTCACTACATATATGGCCAAGGCACAATTTTATGCTTATAGCATTGCCTAATCTCGATGGTAGTTTTACCTGTACACTTTTTATGCCGTTTGAAGGCGAAAATTCTTTTGAGTCATTAAAAGATAAAGAAACGCTGAAACAGTTTTTTGCACATTATTTCCCATCTACTATAGATGTAATACCAGAGCTGGTCGAAGATTTCTTTAAAAACCCTACAAGTACACTGGTTACCATGAAGTGTTACCCGTGGACGTATAATGATAAAGTTGCCCTTATAGGCGATGCTTGTCATGCTATAGTGCCTTTTTATGGACACGGAATGAATGCTGGTTTTGAAGATATTACTATACTGAATCAGATAATGCAAGAATATGGCGACGACTGGAACCGTATTTTTAAAGAATATGAACAAAGTCGTAAACCTGATACAGATGCTATAGCCGAATTATCGTACCGTAATTTTATGGAGATGAGCTCTAAAACAGCAGATGAAAACTTTCTTTTACAAAAGAAAATAGAGAAACGCTTCTCAGAAAAATATCCTGAAAAATGGATACCACTATATAGTAGAGTAACTTTTAGTCACAGACCATATAGTGAAGCACTAGCAATTGGCGATCAGCAAAAAGCGATCATGAATGAGGTAATGCAAATGGACAACATCCATGAGCTATGGGATAGCATAGTAGTAGAAAATAAAATAATAGAACTACTAGCAGGTAAATAG
- a CDS encoding lmo0937 family membrane protein, with protein MRDLVSLIIVILIIGWLVGFFGFGEAVGSLIHILLVLAVIGILYRLAVGRR; from the coding sequence ATGAGAGATTTAGTTTCGTTAATTATTGTAATTCTTATTATTGGATGGTTAGTAGGTTTTTTTGGCTTCGGAGAAGCCGTAGGCTCTTTAATCCATATTTTACTTGTACTGGCAGTTATTGGTATTTTATACAGACTGGCTGTAGGCAGAAGGTAA